In Fusobacterium varium, the following are encoded in one genomic region:
- a CDS encoding ATP-binding cassette domain-containing protein encodes MAEVILKKVEKQYPNGFKAVHGIDLDIKDGEFMVFVGPSGCAKSTTLRMIAGLEEITGGEIWIGDKLVNDLPPKDRGIAMVFQNYALYPHMTVYDNMAFGLKMAKTPKDEIDRRVREAAE; translated from the coding sequence ATGGCAGAGGTAATATTAAAAAAAGTTGAAAAACAATATCCAAATGGATTTAAAGCAGTACATGGTATTGATTTAGACATTAAGGATGGAGAATTTATGGTTTTTGTAGGACCTTCTGGTTGTGCTAAGTCAACTACCCTTAGAATGATAGCTGGTCTTGAAGAGATTACAGGTGGGGAAATCTGGATAGGAGACAAATTAGTTAATGATCTTCCACCAAAAGATAGAGGAATTGCAATGGTTTTCCAAAACTATGCACTATATCCTCATATGACAGTTTATGATAATATGGCTTTTGGATTAAAAATGGCTAAAACTCCAAAAGATGAAATAGATAGAAGAGTTAGAGAGGCAGCAGAAA
- a CDS encoding LacI family DNA-binding transcriptional regulator, with product MKKLTMKDIGILANVSQSTVSRVLSNHPNVKKEVRERVLKCIEENEFSPDINAKIMRGESAKILGFVSAGFDNPYYLEMVGFVEREARRRGYSVIVMNSEDDEDLEKYHFKELMTRHVDGIVSAPVSLKNLKFLKNNKFPFIVLNENIDWVDSFYTVLANGGKEVAKYFKEKKFTKVGYIGENRSEKYRGFLEEINSDRIINNIEDNVTFGLEKDLRKVIKREVKKINLDCEAFFFSSDTIAFIFLEEAEKLGISLEGKTLVAFDNTIISKVLKISSVEQPMEHLVEKGLDLLLEKVKKNIKLEEVYNIGLDPKLIIR from the coding sequence ATGAAAAAGTTAACAATGAAAGATATTGGAATTTTAGCTAATGTATCTCAATCAACAGTATCGAGAGTATTGAGTAATCATCCAAATGTAAAAAAAGAGGTTAGAGAAAGAGTTTTAAAATGTATAGAGGAAAATGAATTTTCTCCAGATATAAATGCAAAAATTATGAGAGGAGAAAGTGCAAAGATTTTAGGATTTGTATCAGCTGGATTTGATAACCCATATTATTTAGAGATGGTTGGATTTGTAGAGAGAGAAGCTAGAAGAAGAGGGTATAGTGTAATAGTAATGAACTCTGAAGATGATGAGGATCTTGAAAAATATCATTTTAAAGAACTAATGACGAGACATGTAGATGGAATAGTAAGTGCACCAGTATCTTTAAAAAATCTGAAGTTTCTAAAAAACAATAAATTTCCTTTTATTGTGCTAAATGAGAATATAGATTGGGTAGATAGTTTTTATACAGTTTTAGCCAATGGAGGAAAAGAGGTAGCAAAATATTTTAAAGAAAAAAAATTTACTAAAGTAGGATATATAGGTGAAAACAGATCTGAAAAATATAGAGGATTTTTAGAAGAGATAAATTCAGATAGAATAATTAATAATATAGAGGATAACGTTACTTTTGGTTTAGAAAAAGATTTAAGAAAGGTTATAAAGAGAGAGGTAAAAAAAATAAATTTAGATTGTGAAGCTTTCTTTTTTTCAAGTGATACAATTGCATTTATTTTTTTAGAAGAAGCTGAAAAGCTAGGAATCTCTTTAGAGGGTAAAACCTTAGTGGCTTTTGATAACACAATAATTTCAAAAGTTTTAAAAATTTCAAGTGTAGAGCAACCAATGGAACATTTAGTAGAAAAAGGTTTAGATTTATTGCTGGAAAAGGTAAAGAAGAATATTAAGTTAGAAGAGGTTTATAATATTGGATTAGATCCTAAATTAATTATAAGATAA